The Candidatus Poribacteria bacterium nucleotide sequence AGCCGCATCCCGGGCAAGCGCGATGGGGCCGGTGACGCTCCCCACACTGGCGGCACAGAATGAGCGTCGTGCCTCGGATCGCGTCGTGAGCCCGTCGGAGTCGCGTTCGGGTATGGGAATGGCGTCGCTTTGGGTTCGCCATGCACTCTCTTCCTAGTCTGGTCGTGGGTAGTCGGCGAGCAGGTCCTGCACTAGCCCATGAGCCGAGCGAGCTGGCGCGATAGATCCGTTTCTCGGTCGCCAGAGTCCGGTTCAGCCTGACACTCGCACGTTGTCACATTCAGATTCGCACCGCAATGGTGGCACAAACCGCGACAGTCCTCATCGCACAGGAGCCAGATCGGGACTTCCAGCAACAGGTACCGCCGGACGTCCTCGCGAACGTCTATGATACCCGCATCGTAGTACGCAAGTCCAATCTCGTCAGTGTCCTCTTCATCGTCTCTCCTCTGTGTCGCAGGTCGATAGAGAATCTTGAACTCGCTATCCAGATCGGCGACTGCGGGCTCTAGACACCGGCGGCACAGGAGCGTGGCAGTGGCGCTCGCATGGAGATCGAAGAGAACCTCGCCCCCCATGCGCTGCGCCGTTCCCGAGATGGTGACCGGGCCCGATATGACGATGTCCTCGTCGATCGCGCCGAGGTCAGCGTCTTCCGGCGAGCATACGACCTCGAACGGGCTGAGGTCGCCCTCCGGCAACGACGCGACCGTAAACACCAAG carries:
- a CDS encoding 50S ribosomal protein L32, with translation MANPKRRHSHTRTRLRRAHDAIRGTTLILCRQCGERHRPHRACPGCGYFKAHKWHRPIVSVDVE
- a CDS encoding DUF177 domain-containing protein; the encoded protein is MKRFASSTVGSGCPSSEVRDSVSSLPGREPAMSRLLVFTVASLPEGDLSPFEVVCSPEDADLGAIDEDIVISGPVTISGTAQRMGGEVLFDLHASATATLLCRRCLEPAVADLDSEFKILYRPATQRRDDEEDTDEIGLAYYDAGIIDVREDVRRYLLLEVPIWLLCDEDCRGLCHHCGANLNVTTCECQAEPDSGDRETDLSRQLARLMG